The Bombus huntii isolate Logan2020A chromosome 1, iyBomHunt1.1, whole genome shotgun sequence genome contains a region encoding:
- the LOC126870161 gene encoding sushi, von Willebrand factor type A, EGF and pentraxin domain-containing protein 1 isoform X2, producing the protein MGREILLSLLGILVVGAEGLKCGHPAVPMNAKVSLSDESLATGTLATYTCDAGYELFGGSLTCNAGGKWQGDLPFCGTNVAFRKPTNQSTTVRGGDASHGNDGDSSTEHDGKRCTETQSEPSPWWKVDLLKSYSVKVVRVTTRGCCGHQPLQDIEIRVGNSSVELQRNPLCAWFPGTIEEGITKTFVCARALIGQYVFLQLVGVEGSLSLCEVEVFAVDEFSTDRCAYTGTPADADLAAFNSTCYEFIVKKGGSFQEARNYCRTRGGDLVHGFQGAASVYILNNLERRKDKLKTQLVWIGAQKEPLITARTWRWVDGEIVQKPSWGKDQPNNYNGEQNCVVLDGGRSWLWNDVGCNLDYLHWICQSRPPTCGSPEKFENTTIIGTKRTIGSTIEYVCPDGYMLIGSKSRTCQPNGFWSGEPAMCKFVDCGPLPELENGAITLVNKRTTHGALADYACKENYTLLGDARRRCGDGGIWSGHQPQCLFDWCPEPPQINGGVVTTTGKRAGSTATYSCQNGFILFGDNVLTCDVGGEWSGKAPQCRFVDCGAPAQIEFGSVTLINGTTTVKSLAAYTCLEDYWLVGEAKQECTKEGKWSHDTPSCELITCEEPEVPAGSYVVGYDLNVHSGIEYHCEAGYLLQGETRHTCGRDGEWSGEVPTCEYVDCGKVLPVLNGAAEYVNGTTHLGSEITYSCTRNYRLNGVSRRYCLDNGQWSDATPKCEEIRCPEPIYAEHGILSVTGNDRMYGRTLIRTGTPENSNTGATSYKIGALAKYRCERGYKVVGEPLSTCEDNGKWSGEVPRCVYVDCGKPEHIQHGRYTLTSNATYYGAAALYECDGNFELDGFARRLCLENGTWSSDTPVCKEIRCKDPEKEGVLSTQVSTHSVGGVAHYSCPRGFYMEGNETRICLQNGSWSGSTPACFSVDCKHPEPIENGRVIVVNGSTTYGGTAEYHCLPQYERMGPFLRKCLDTGSWSGEEPKCEFMPNEVAEAQGVGTSVGIGAGVIIFILIILGLVYLRLRKATPVKNTENVQAAERKEDQNAAVMSYATLNDGTTNTMYENVPEDGLYDSPYSLSGSTYGYGTNMRRHYGRSGHYEAEPVSNRNGITINGVSVR; encoded by the exons ATGGGACGAGAAATTCTCCTATCCCTTTTGGGAATCCTCGTTGTGGGCGCAGAAG GATTGAAGTGCGGACATCCGGCAGTACCGATGAATGCCAAGGTGTCACTGTCCGATGAATCCTTAGCAACAGGCACTTTGGCAACGTACACTTGCGACGCCGGATACGAATTGTTCGG TGGCAGCCTAACATGCAACGCTGGTGGAAAATGGCAAGGGGATCTACCATTCTGCG GCACGAACGTCGCCTTTCGCAAACCAACCAACCAATCGACCACCGTACGAGGCGGAGACGCCAGCCACGGAAACGACGGCGATTCAAGTACGGAACACGATGGAAAGAGATGCACCGAGACTCAAAGCGAGCCTAGCCCTTGGTGGAAGGTCGACCTTCTCAAGTCGTATTCGGTAAAAGTGGTCAGAGTAACAACCAGAGGTTGCTGCG GTCATCAACCGCTTCAGGATATCGAAATACGCGTTGGTAATAGCAGCGTAGAGCTGCAACGCAATCCCCTGTGCGCCTGGTTCCCTGGCACGATTG AGGAGGGAATCACGAAGACTTTCGTATGCGCCAGAGCCCTGATCGGCCAATATGTGTTTCTGCAGCTGGTCGGCGTCGAGGGAAGCTTGAGTTTGTGCGAGGTGGAAGTGTTTGCTGTTGATG AATTCTCAACTGACAGATGCGCTTACACTGGGACGCCAGCTGACGCTGACCTGGCTGCTTTCAATTCCACCTGTTACGAGTTCATCGTGAAAAAGGGTGGCTCCTTTCAAGAGGCCAGAAATTATTGTCGGACAAGAGGCGGTGATCTCGTTCATGGTTTCCAG GGCGCAGCCTCGGTGTATATACTAAACAATCTCGAAAGGCGGAAGGACAAACTGAAAACGCAACTAGTTTGGATAGGTGCTCAGAAGGAACCGCTGATAACGGCGAGAACATGGCGATGGGTTGACG GCGAGATTGTGCAAAAACCGTCCTGGGGAAAAGATCAACCAAATAATTATAACGGCGAGCAAAATTGCGTAGTGCTGGACGGTGGTCGTAGCTGGCTGTGGAATGACGTTGGCTGTAACCTTGACTATTTGCATTGGATATGCCAAAGCA GGCCACCTACTTGCGGTAGTCCAGAAAAGTTCGAAAACACGACAATTATAGGCACCAAACGAACCATAGGATCAACGATAGAATACGTTTGTCCCGATGGATATATGCTAATAGGATCGAAGAGTAGAACATGTCAACCAAATGGATTTTGGAGTGGCGAGCCGGCCATGTGCAAAT TTGTCGACTGCGGCCCCCTGCCTGAACTGGAAAACGGCGCGATCACGTTGGTCAATAAAAGAACGACTCACGGAGCGCTTGCTGATTACGCATGTAAAGAAAACTACACGTTGCTCGGTGATGCGAGGCGTAGATGCGGAGACGGCGGTATATGGAGTGGACATCAACCTCAGTGTTTAT TTGACTGGTGTCCGGAACCACCTCAAATTAACGGCGGAGTTGTGACAACTACCGGAAAGAGAGCAGGCTCGACAGCCACTTATTCTTGCCAAAATGGCTTCATTCTATTCGGAGATAAC GTTCTCACGTGCGACGTCGGCGGTGAATGGTCAGGTAAAGCGCCTCAATGCAGATTCGTCGATTGTGGAGCACCGGCGCAAATTGAGTTCGGTTCCGTGACCCTAATTAATGGCACCACCACGGTTAAGAGTTTGGCCGCGTATACTTGTCTGGAAGATTACTGGTTGGTTGGTGAAGCGAAGCAAGAATGCACCAAAGAAGGGAAATGGAGTCACGACACGCCGTCGTGCGAat TAATCACCTGCGAAGAACCTGAAGTACCGGCTGGAAGCTACGTCGTCGGATACGATTTAAATGTTCACAGTGGTATTGAATACCATTGCGAAGCAGGATACTTACTTCAAGGAGAAACAAGACATACTTGTGGCAGAGACGGTGAATGGTCGGGAGAAGTACCGACCTGCGAGT ATGTGGACTGCGGGAAAGTTTTGCCTGTCTTGAATGGTGCTGCAGAATACGTGAATGGGACGACTCATCTCGGAAGCGAAATCACCTACAGTTGCACGAGAAACTATAGGCTAAATGGAGTGTCAAGAAGATACTGCTTAGACAACGGGCAATGGAGCGACGCGACTCCAAAGTGTGAAG AAATTCGCTGCCCGGAGCCGATTTACGCAGAGCATGGAATTCTTTCTGTGACTGGCAATGATCGAATGTACGGTAGAACTCTAATTCGGACAGGAACTCCGGAGAATTCTAATACCGGTGCGACTTCCTACAAGATCGGTGCACTTGCAAAATATCGTTGTGAGAGAGGGTACAAGGTGGTCGGGGAACCTCTATCCACTTGCGAGGACAACGGAAAATGGAGCGGCGAGGTTCCGCGATGTGTCT ATGTCGATTGTGGGAAACCGGAACACATTCAACAtggaagatatactttaacgTCGAACGCTACCTATTATGGAGCTGCTGCTCTTTACGAGTGTGACGGTAACTTTGAATTGGATGGATTTGCTAGGAGACTGTGTCTCGAGAATGGCACCTGGAGCAGCGACACCCCAGTTTGTAAGG AAATTAGGTGCAAAGACCCCGAAAAAGAGGGAGTGTTATCCACGCAAGTTTCGACTCACAGCGTAGGTGGAGTGGCTCATTACAGTTGTCCGCGTGGATTCTACATGGAAGGGAACGAAACTAGAATATGCTTGCAGAATGGATCCTGGAGTGGAAGCACGCCAGCCTGTTTTT CGGTCGATTGCAAACATCCGGAACCTATAGAAAATGGTAGAGTGATAGTGGTAAACGGAAGTACTACTTATGGTGGAACCGCAGAATATCACTGTTTACCACAGTACGAAAGAATGGGGCCGTTTTTAAGAAAATGTTTAGATACTGGTTCATGGAGTGGAGAGGAACCCAAATGCGAAT TTATGCCAAATGAAGTAGCTGAAGCACAAGGCGTGGGTACTAGCGTTGGTATTGGAGCTGgagttataatatttatattaattattcttgGACTCGTCTATCTAAGACT GAGGAAAGCTACGCCGGTAAAGAACACGGAAAATGTTCAAGCAGCTGAAAGAAAAGAGGACCAAAATGCCGCTGTCATGTCTTATGCCACTCTTAACGATGGCACAACCAACACCATGTACGAAAATGTTCCAGAGGACGGTCTCTACGACAGTCCTTACAGCCTAAGTGGCAGTACATACGG GTACGGTACCAATATGAGAAGACATTACGGTAGATCGGGACATTATGAAGCAGAACCAGTTTCAAACAGGAACGGCATTACAATTAATGGAGTATCCGTGCGATAG
- the LOC126870161 gene encoding sushi, von Willebrand factor type A, EGF and pentraxin domain-containing protein 1 isoform X1: MGREILLSLLGILVVGAEGLKCGHPAVPMNAKVSLSDESLATGTLATYTCDAGYELFGSGSLTCNAGGKWQGDLPFCGTNVAFRKPTNQSTTVRGGDASHGNDGDSSTEHDGKRCTETQSEPSPWWKVDLLKSYSVKVVRVTTRGCCGHQPLQDIEIRVGNSSVELQRNPLCAWFPGTIEEGITKTFVCARALIGQYVFLQLVGVEGSLSLCEVEVFAVDEFSTDRCAYTGTPADADLAAFNSTCYEFIVKKGGSFQEARNYCRTRGGDLVHGFQGAASVYILNNLERRKDKLKTQLVWIGAQKEPLITARTWRWVDGEIVQKPSWGKDQPNNYNGEQNCVVLDGGRSWLWNDVGCNLDYLHWICQSRPPTCGSPEKFENTTIIGTKRTIGSTIEYVCPDGYMLIGSKSRTCQPNGFWSGEPAMCKFVDCGPLPELENGAITLVNKRTTHGALADYACKENYTLLGDARRRCGDGGIWSGHQPQCLFDWCPEPPQINGGVVTTTGKRAGSTATYSCQNGFILFGDNVLTCDVGGEWSGKAPQCRFVDCGAPAQIEFGSVTLINGTTTVKSLAAYTCLEDYWLVGEAKQECTKEGKWSHDTPSCELITCEEPEVPAGSYVVGYDLNVHSGIEYHCEAGYLLQGETRHTCGRDGEWSGEVPTCEYVDCGKVLPVLNGAAEYVNGTTHLGSEITYSCTRNYRLNGVSRRYCLDNGQWSDATPKCEEIRCPEPIYAEHGILSVTGNDRMYGRTLIRTGTPENSNTGATSYKIGALAKYRCERGYKVVGEPLSTCEDNGKWSGEVPRCVYVDCGKPEHIQHGRYTLTSNATYYGAAALYECDGNFELDGFARRLCLENGTWSSDTPVCKEIRCKDPEKEGVLSTQVSTHSVGGVAHYSCPRGFYMEGNETRICLQNGSWSGSTPACFSVDCKHPEPIENGRVIVVNGSTTYGGTAEYHCLPQYERMGPFLRKCLDTGSWSGEEPKCEFMPNEVAEAQGVGTSVGIGAGVIIFILIILGLVYLRLRKATPVKNTENVQAAERKEDQNAAVMSYATLNDGTTNTMYENVPEDGLYDSPYSLSGSTYGYGTNMRRHYGRSGHYEAEPVSNRNGITINGVSVR, encoded by the exons ATGGGACGAGAAATTCTCCTATCCCTTTTGGGAATCCTCGTTGTGGGCGCAGAAG GATTGAAGTGCGGACATCCGGCAGTACCGATGAATGCCAAGGTGTCACTGTCCGATGAATCCTTAGCAACAGGCACTTTGGCAACGTACACTTGCGACGCCGGATACGAATTGTTCGG CAGTGGCAGCCTAACATGCAACGCTGGTGGAAAATGGCAAGGGGATCTACCATTCTGCG GCACGAACGTCGCCTTTCGCAAACCAACCAACCAATCGACCACCGTACGAGGCGGAGACGCCAGCCACGGAAACGACGGCGATTCAAGTACGGAACACGATGGAAAGAGATGCACCGAGACTCAAAGCGAGCCTAGCCCTTGGTGGAAGGTCGACCTTCTCAAGTCGTATTCGGTAAAAGTGGTCAGAGTAACAACCAGAGGTTGCTGCG GTCATCAACCGCTTCAGGATATCGAAATACGCGTTGGTAATAGCAGCGTAGAGCTGCAACGCAATCCCCTGTGCGCCTGGTTCCCTGGCACGATTG AGGAGGGAATCACGAAGACTTTCGTATGCGCCAGAGCCCTGATCGGCCAATATGTGTTTCTGCAGCTGGTCGGCGTCGAGGGAAGCTTGAGTTTGTGCGAGGTGGAAGTGTTTGCTGTTGATG AATTCTCAACTGACAGATGCGCTTACACTGGGACGCCAGCTGACGCTGACCTGGCTGCTTTCAATTCCACCTGTTACGAGTTCATCGTGAAAAAGGGTGGCTCCTTTCAAGAGGCCAGAAATTATTGTCGGACAAGAGGCGGTGATCTCGTTCATGGTTTCCAG GGCGCAGCCTCGGTGTATATACTAAACAATCTCGAAAGGCGGAAGGACAAACTGAAAACGCAACTAGTTTGGATAGGTGCTCAGAAGGAACCGCTGATAACGGCGAGAACATGGCGATGGGTTGACG GCGAGATTGTGCAAAAACCGTCCTGGGGAAAAGATCAACCAAATAATTATAACGGCGAGCAAAATTGCGTAGTGCTGGACGGTGGTCGTAGCTGGCTGTGGAATGACGTTGGCTGTAACCTTGACTATTTGCATTGGATATGCCAAAGCA GGCCACCTACTTGCGGTAGTCCAGAAAAGTTCGAAAACACGACAATTATAGGCACCAAACGAACCATAGGATCAACGATAGAATACGTTTGTCCCGATGGATATATGCTAATAGGATCGAAGAGTAGAACATGTCAACCAAATGGATTTTGGAGTGGCGAGCCGGCCATGTGCAAAT TTGTCGACTGCGGCCCCCTGCCTGAACTGGAAAACGGCGCGATCACGTTGGTCAATAAAAGAACGACTCACGGAGCGCTTGCTGATTACGCATGTAAAGAAAACTACACGTTGCTCGGTGATGCGAGGCGTAGATGCGGAGACGGCGGTATATGGAGTGGACATCAACCTCAGTGTTTAT TTGACTGGTGTCCGGAACCACCTCAAATTAACGGCGGAGTTGTGACAACTACCGGAAAGAGAGCAGGCTCGACAGCCACTTATTCTTGCCAAAATGGCTTCATTCTATTCGGAGATAAC GTTCTCACGTGCGACGTCGGCGGTGAATGGTCAGGTAAAGCGCCTCAATGCAGATTCGTCGATTGTGGAGCACCGGCGCAAATTGAGTTCGGTTCCGTGACCCTAATTAATGGCACCACCACGGTTAAGAGTTTGGCCGCGTATACTTGTCTGGAAGATTACTGGTTGGTTGGTGAAGCGAAGCAAGAATGCACCAAAGAAGGGAAATGGAGTCACGACACGCCGTCGTGCGAat TAATCACCTGCGAAGAACCTGAAGTACCGGCTGGAAGCTACGTCGTCGGATACGATTTAAATGTTCACAGTGGTATTGAATACCATTGCGAAGCAGGATACTTACTTCAAGGAGAAACAAGACATACTTGTGGCAGAGACGGTGAATGGTCGGGAGAAGTACCGACCTGCGAGT ATGTGGACTGCGGGAAAGTTTTGCCTGTCTTGAATGGTGCTGCAGAATACGTGAATGGGACGACTCATCTCGGAAGCGAAATCACCTACAGTTGCACGAGAAACTATAGGCTAAATGGAGTGTCAAGAAGATACTGCTTAGACAACGGGCAATGGAGCGACGCGACTCCAAAGTGTGAAG AAATTCGCTGCCCGGAGCCGATTTACGCAGAGCATGGAATTCTTTCTGTGACTGGCAATGATCGAATGTACGGTAGAACTCTAATTCGGACAGGAACTCCGGAGAATTCTAATACCGGTGCGACTTCCTACAAGATCGGTGCACTTGCAAAATATCGTTGTGAGAGAGGGTACAAGGTGGTCGGGGAACCTCTATCCACTTGCGAGGACAACGGAAAATGGAGCGGCGAGGTTCCGCGATGTGTCT ATGTCGATTGTGGGAAACCGGAACACATTCAACAtggaagatatactttaacgTCGAACGCTACCTATTATGGAGCTGCTGCTCTTTACGAGTGTGACGGTAACTTTGAATTGGATGGATTTGCTAGGAGACTGTGTCTCGAGAATGGCACCTGGAGCAGCGACACCCCAGTTTGTAAGG AAATTAGGTGCAAAGACCCCGAAAAAGAGGGAGTGTTATCCACGCAAGTTTCGACTCACAGCGTAGGTGGAGTGGCTCATTACAGTTGTCCGCGTGGATTCTACATGGAAGGGAACGAAACTAGAATATGCTTGCAGAATGGATCCTGGAGTGGAAGCACGCCAGCCTGTTTTT CGGTCGATTGCAAACATCCGGAACCTATAGAAAATGGTAGAGTGATAGTGGTAAACGGAAGTACTACTTATGGTGGAACCGCAGAATATCACTGTTTACCACAGTACGAAAGAATGGGGCCGTTTTTAAGAAAATGTTTAGATACTGGTTCATGGAGTGGAGAGGAACCCAAATGCGAAT TTATGCCAAATGAAGTAGCTGAAGCACAAGGCGTGGGTACTAGCGTTGGTATTGGAGCTGgagttataatatttatattaattattcttgGACTCGTCTATCTAAGACT GAGGAAAGCTACGCCGGTAAAGAACACGGAAAATGTTCAAGCAGCTGAAAGAAAAGAGGACCAAAATGCCGCTGTCATGTCTTATGCCACTCTTAACGATGGCACAACCAACACCATGTACGAAAATGTTCCAGAGGACGGTCTCTACGACAGTCCTTACAGCCTAAGTGGCAGTACATACGG GTACGGTACCAATATGAGAAGACATTACGGTAGATCGGGACATTATGAAGCAGAACCAGTTTCAAACAGGAACGGCATTACAATTAATGGAGTATCCGTGCGATAG
- the LOC126870333 gene encoding uncharacterized protein LOC126870333, producing MAEGGIKPKHRNIQVSKFQLEVNECLGNWLVYLQTLNGLCTAGTKLAQSLQTLLSAHDTLTQCRLTGQCLAGWEELTRATCIASNTVKNHIISALRDHETRENEGHKHDILRDNLLSFINLQYQFCVACCECLGGMAECSCSQSGTTECDIASLQQCFERLYSSQPLVSSSSMQQSVQNFRRSPLPYPLFPLQVQRRWSETAAVEMSGGVLGNTMRRWSMPWDCKNITGWPRQDIMSQLRIPHQNRSRSTTPDAIWKASTMASHDGLQEAIQLLSCKPGIRPLNKLTAYTNQHIPGVTLTACNFESNCDSIMWPASRKSGFPRYWPRGSHSSDHSDQSGHRESDQSAHSGEHRDSEQSGTSGSHRDSKDSIHSHSDHREIEFGTVDTLPLRKSSSSTDSCISAYSRSGSESAGGGECARSQLYSMWSGSDLPFIKLPESNETQDEHPPV from the exons ATGGCAGAAGGTGGAATAAAACCAAAGCACAGAAACATTCAGGTATCTAAATTTCAATTGGAGGTAAATGAGTGTCTTGGTAATTGGCTAGTGTACTTACAG ACGCTTAATGGCCTGTGCACAGCGGGTACAAAATTGGCTCAATCATTACAAACACTTTTATCAGCTCATGATACGTTAACACAATGCAGGTTAACAGGACAGTGTCTTGCCGGTTGGGAGGAGCTTACAAGAGCAACATGCATAGCCAGCAATACTGTGAAAAATCACATTATTTCTGCATTAAGGGATCATGAAACTCGAGAGAATGAAGGGCATAAGcat GACATACTTAGAGATAATTTATTGTCATTCATAAATCTACAGTATCAATTCTGCGTTGCTTGTTGCGAATGCTTAG ggGGAATGGCAGAATGCTCCTGTTCTCAGAGTGGTACAACTGAATGTGATATTGCCTCTCTTCAACAATGTTTTGAAAGACTGTACAGTTCACAACCACTAGTATCTTCGTCGTCAATGCAACAATCTGTACAAAATTTTCGTAGATCACCTTTACCATATCCCTTATTTCCTCTGCAG GTTCAGAGGAGATGGTCCGAAACCGCAGCCGTGGAAATGTCGGGTGGAGTATTAGGAAATACTATGAGAAGATGGTCTATGCCATGGGATTGTAAAAACATCACAGGCTGGCCGCGACAAGATATTATGTCGCAATTAAGAATACCTCATCAAAACAGAAGTAGATCTACCACACCAGATGCAATATGGAAAGCATCTACTATGGCTAGTCACGATGGCTTGCAGGAGGCAATTCAATTGTTATCTTGTAAACCAG gaATTAGGCCACTAAATAAATTAACTGCTTATACAAATCAGCATATCCCAGGTGTTACATTAACAGCGTGCAATTTTGAGTCAAACTGCGATTCTATTATGTGGCCAGCATCTCGCAAAAGTGGTTTCCCAAGGTATTGGCCACGAGGTTCCCATTCAAGTGACCATTCTGATCAATCAGGACATCGCGAAAGTGATCAGAGTGCACATAGTGGAGAACACAGAGATTCGG AACAAAGTGGAACTAGTGGTAGTCACCGAGATAGCAAAGATAGCATTCATTCGCACAGTGATCATAGAGAAATCGAATTTG GTACCGTAGATACACTACCATTACGTAAGAGCAGTTCTTCGACGGATTCTTGCATATCAGCCTATAGTCGGTCAGGTTCCGAGAGCGCGGGTGGTGGG GAATGCGCGAGATCTCAATTATATTCTATGTGGAGTGGCAGTGATTTGCCTTTCATTAAATTGCCAGAAAGCAATGAAACGCAAGACGAACATCCGCCTGTATAA
- the LOC126870361 gene encoding twisted gastrulation protein homolog 1-B-like encodes MMSWSRTLVVAIIEISFLSAIIKHCEGCNEAICASVVSKCMLTQSCKCDLVTCTCCKECFSCLSYLYDECCSCVDLCPKPNITDNPLSKKSHVEDFSEPMPGLFQALTAEPDPHERWLTFTFPVDFDMSLFTPKHDKEMKYHMHTADEQIHPLKPNVMTVNCTVAFMAQCNSWNKCRASCQSMGATSYRWFHDGCCECIGDTCINYGINESRCIHCPLDKEEDDLKDQYDDYGQDEDDLVEDEID; translated from the exons ATGATGAGTTGGAGCAGAACGCTAGTCGTCGCTatcattgaaatttcatttctgtCGGCAATCATCAAACACTGCGAAGGATGCAACGAAGCGATTTGCGCCAGTGTTGTCAGTAAGTGTATGCTTACGCAGAGCTGCAAATGCGATCTCGTTACATGTACCTGCTGCAAGGAGTGTTTCTCTTGTCTTAGTTACCTTTACGACGAGTGCTGTTCATGCGTAG ATCTATGTCCAAAACCAAACATAACGGACAATCCATTAAGCAAGAAGTCTCACGTGGAGGACTTTAGCGAACCGATGCCAGGCTTGTTCCAAGCGTTAACTGCAGAACCGGATCCACACGAACGTTGGCTCACATTCACATTTCCGGTGGATTTCGACATGTCTTTATTTACACCAAAACACgacaaagaaatgaaatacCATATGC ATACCGCTGACGAACAGATACATCCATTGAAACCAAACGTAATGACAGTGAATTGCACCGTTGCATTTATGGCTCAATGTAACTCCTGGAACAAATGTCGGGCGTCTTGCCAAAGCATGGGTGCTACAAGTTACAGATGGTTTCACGATGGTTGTTGCGAATGTATAGGAGACACCTGTATTAATTATGGAATAAACGAATCCAGATGCATACATTGTCCTTTGGACAAAGAAGAGGACGACTTAAAAGATCAGTACGATGATTACGGCCAAGACGAAGATGATTTGGTGGAAGATGAGATCGATTAA
- the LOC126870292 gene encoding nucleobindin-2, producing MKYFLLFLLITVTVYWSVAPPVNQKSKDYDNKNEVEDIEPMVDMEYRRYLMEVVQVLESDPDFQKKLEKADEADIRTGKIADQLQFVNHNIRSRLDEIKRDELERLRHLATKENELRNGLDIEHLKIPEHLDHTNTRTFEIQDLKKLIAKTTEDLAKADRRRREEFKQHEMEKKYEEQEKIKHMNDAEKKKYEQDLQAMKEKQKKHEPVHHPGSKQQLEEVWEKQDHMESEDFNPRTFFFFHDIDGNGVWDQDEVKALFLKELDKLYAQGAPEEDLLKRAEEMERMREHVFNEADLNKDGLISYEEFLEQTKKPNFQQDEGWQGLDEQQIYTQEEFEAFERYKQEEIQKMIAQGMRPPHPGSIPAQSEPFPSQYGQGPVAPGLVPPQVDPNQNMLHQQFQDQSHPQYQQQPQIVVPQQHGQIPQQQQQQFQGQLPSNQQYQVPQNQIPVQQVHPGAVPVQQGQQNQPLVQQQPQAPNFQQQSQAPNFQQQPQAPNFQQQPQVPNFQQQQNIVNQVPQNIQTNAVPQKHSSNQADSQPAQAPAQQELNRNKISVHEKV from the exons ATGAAGTACTTCctgttatttcttctaataaCTGTGACAGTTTACTGGTCAGTTGCACCACCCGTTAATCAAAAAAGCAAagattatgataataaaaatgaagttgAAGACATAGAACCAATG GTAGACATGGAATATCGCAGATACCTAATGGAAGTAGTTCAGGTGTTAGAAAGTGATCCTGATTTTCAAAAGAAGTTGGAGAAAGCAGATGAAGCAGATATACGT aCAGGAAAGATAGCCGATCAACTACAATTTGTGAACCATAATATTAGATCAAGATTAGATGAAATAAAGAGAGACGAACTAGAAAGATTAAGACATCTTGCGAcaaaagaaaatgaattaaGGAATGGTTTAGATATTGAACATTTAAAAATACCTGAACATTTAGATCATACTAATACACGTACATTTGAGATTCAGGAtctaaagaaattaattgctAAG ACTACTGAAGATTTAGCAAAAGCCGATAGGAGGAGACGTGAGGAATTTAAACAGCATGAAATGGAGAAGAAATACGAAGaacaagaaaagataaaac ATATGAACGACgcagaaaaaaagaagtatgAACAAGATCTGCAAGCAATGAAGGAAAAGCAGAAAAAACACGAACCT GTACATCATCCAGGAAGTAAACAACAACTAGAGGAAGTATGGGAAAAACAAGATCATATGGAAAGCGAAGACTTTAATCCCagaacattttttttctttcatg ATATTGATGGTAATGGAGTATGGGATCAAGATGAAGTTAAAgctttatttttgaaagaattgGATAAACTTTATGCTCAAGGAGCACCTGAGGAGGATTTATTAAAGCGAGCTGAGGAGATGGAGAGAATGAGGGAACATGTATTCAATGAAGCCGATCTTAACAAAGACGGTCTTATTAg TTATGAAGAATTTTTGGAACAAACAAAGAAACCAAATTTTCAACAAGATGAAGGGTGGCAGGGATTAGATGAACAACAAATTTACACTCAGGAAGAATTTGAAGCTTTTGAAAGATACAAGCAAGAGGAAATACAGAAAATGATTGCCCAAGGAATG CGACCACCACACCCAGGTAGTATACCGGCACAGTCCGAGCCG TTTCCATCACAATATGGGCAAGGACCAGTTGCTCCTGGATTAGTTCCTCCCCAAGTAGATCCAAATCAAAATATGCTTCATCAACAATTCCAAGACCAAAGTCATCCACAGTATCAACAGCAGCCACAGATTGTAGTTCCTCAGCAACATGGTCAAATTCctcaacaacagcaacaacagtTTCAAGGGCAGCTACCATCGAATCAGCAATATCAGGTACCTCAAAATCAAATCCCTGTTCAGCAAGTACACCCTGGAGCGGTACCGGTTCAACAAGGGCAGCAAAATCAGCCTTTAGTTCAACAGCAACCTCAAGCTCCAAATTTTCAACAACAATCTCAAGCTCCAAATTTTCAACAACAACCTCAAGCTCCAAATTTTCAACAACAACCTCAAGTTCCAAATTTTCAACAACAGCAAAACATAGTAAATCAAGTACCACAAAATATTCAGACGAACGCCGTGCCACAAAAACATAGTTCAAATCAAGCAGATTCACAACCCGCGCAAGCGCCCGCCCAACAAGAacttaatagaaataaaatttcagttCATGAGAAAGTATAA